One genomic window of Pseudomonadales bacterium includes the following:
- a CDS encoding MMPL family transporter, producing the protein MSKRTPKLVDLVDDFFHFFSGWAIAHRLIVVTFSLLLLAIGVYFAGQVRSDNSLDSFFNRADPAYIAYKEYLDQFYSDEVTYILYRVPESEHGPFDYEAMQKIAALTEALESEVPFVREVTSLTNVEFIRADGDSILIDELMIDFPDTQQELLKLREVVLDKPIYVDSLINQDATYAAIILEMTLSSIDSQENIIFDPEKGATLDNVYPQVSNSKVKEILDRKEYQGIEFYLTGDVPMNSAYNIIFTNDSAVGTLMTLALLALLSLLLFRISLVGLFGPLTVVVLSIILVLGLMGAVGWPITLFFGITPTLLCAVGVAQSVHIIIEYQRHYATSGSRQKAVQSAISKVGGACLMAALTTAFGFLVMYVSELKSLSQMALYSAVGVMLTLVFSVSLLVVFLAGGKSKDEANTDKSTTQNSGVNKTVERAVEFCINLNLNHGKTLITTGIVLLAISIVGLTQLKIDFNFLTEFKEHVDWRIDTEKAEEEMGGILNVAYIIDTGKTDGVKDPELLKAIDQLQTYASSLPFVKKTFSVVDIQKDLNRSFHGDDKEWYQVPLQQDLVAQYFLVYEISGGDELEDYVTPDFSSTVLELRVEITESSNVLALMQSIREYAQKNPLPGAEIRETGIGLMWIKIADYIGDTQIYGYSLIFIGIAVFLCIAFGSIRVGLLTMIPNVAPVVVVLGYMGLTGMYLDYMKLLLATIAIGIAVDDSIHLVTRFRRQFFLTGNYQKAMTLAMRDVGPALIITTLILIGAFSCYMLSDMQVITSFGLLLSLSIAVALIADLLFMPALLMAVKPFGKESDPDTHKEI; encoded by the coding sequence ATGTCCAAACGCACGCCAAAACTGGTTGATCTGGTCGATGACTTTTTCCACTTCTTTTCCGGCTGGGCTATAGCACACCGGCTCATCGTCGTAACCTTTAGCTTGTTGTTGCTCGCAATTGGTGTGTACTTCGCCGGGCAGGTACGCAGTGATAATAGCCTCGATTCCTTTTTCAACCGGGCTGACCCGGCCTATATAGCCTACAAGGAATATCTGGATCAATTCTATTCAGACGAAGTCACGTATATTCTCTATCGGGTTCCCGAAAGCGAACATGGTCCATTTGACTACGAAGCGATGCAGAAAATAGCGGCGCTAACCGAGGCCCTGGAGAGTGAAGTCCCTTTTGTTCGAGAAGTGACCAGTCTGACCAATGTCGAGTTTATCCGCGCAGATGGTGACTCGATCCTTATCGACGAATTAATGATCGATTTCCCGGATACACAGCAAGAACTGTTGAAACTGCGAGAGGTAGTGCTCGACAAGCCCATTTATGTCGACAGCCTGATTAACCAGGATGCCACCTATGCAGCGATCATTCTGGAGATGACGCTTAGCAGTATTGATAGTCAGGAAAACATTATTTTTGACCCGGAGAAAGGCGCGACGCTGGACAACGTTTACCCGCAAGTATCAAACAGCAAAGTAAAAGAAATACTTGATCGCAAGGAATATCAGGGCATTGAGTTTTACCTGACCGGCGATGTACCCATGAACAGCGCCTACAACATCATATTTACCAACGATTCTGCTGTTGGCACGTTGATGACCCTTGCGCTGCTGGCTCTTTTGTCACTGTTATTATTCAGAATAAGCTTGGTGGGGTTGTTCGGCCCACTGACAGTAGTGGTGTTGAGTATTATTTTGGTACTGGGCCTAATGGGTGCCGTAGGCTGGCCTATCACGCTATTTTTTGGCATTACGCCCACCCTTCTGTGTGCCGTCGGGGTTGCCCAGTCAGTACATATCATTATTGAGTATCAGCGTCATTATGCAACTAGTGGCTCCCGCCAAAAAGCCGTTCAGTCCGCGATTAGCAAGGTGGGCGGAGCCTGCCTGATGGCCGCGCTAACCACCGCATTTGGCTTTTTAGTCATGTATGTTTCAGAGCTAAAATCCCTCAGCCAAATGGCTTTGTATTCAGCTGTCGGCGTTATGCTAACGCTGGTGTTCTCTGTTTCGTTACTCGTCGTATTTCTTGCCGGTGGAAAATCAAAGGACGAGGCAAACACAGACAAAAGCACAACACAAAACAGCGGTGTCAACAAAACGGTAGAACGAGCCGTAGAATTTTGCATCAATCTTAACCTCAATCACGGTAAAACCCTCATCACAACGGGAATCGTTTTATTGGCAATAAGCATTGTCGGCCTAACGCAGCTAAAAATTGATTTTAACTTTTTAACTGAGTTTAAAGAGCACGTTGACTGGCGAATAGATACGGAAAAAGCCGAAGAAGAAATGGGCGGCATTCTGAATGTGGCCTATATTATCGATACTGGCAAAACCGACGGCGTTAAAGATCCCGAGTTGCTTAAGGCTATCGACCAACTACAAACCTATGCCTCATCTCTTCCATTCGTAAAAAAGACCTTTTCGGTTGTTGATATTCAAAAAGATCTTAACCGCAGCTTTCACGGCGATGACAAAGAGTGGTATCAGGTTCCACTACAGCAGGACCTGGTCGCTCAGTATTTTCTGGTCTACGAAATATCCGGAGGAGACGAACTGGAAGATTATGTGACACCAGATTTTTCAAGCACCGTACTGGAACTACGAGTAGAAATTACCGAATCATCCAATGTACTCGCACTGATGCAAAGCATAAGGGAGTACGCACAGAAAAACCCTTTACCTGGTGCAGAAATTAGAGAAACCGGTATCGGCTTAATGTGGATAAAAATAGCTGACTATATTGGTGACACTCAGATTTATGGCTACAGCCTGATATTTATCGGTATCGCCGTATTTCTTTGCATCGCCTTTGGCTCAATCCGGGTTGGGTTACTAACGATGATACCGAACGTTGCACCCGTTGTTGTCGTGCTGGGGTATATGGGGCTGACCGGTATGTATCTTGATTACATGAAACTACTACTGGCAACTATCGCCATAGGCATCGCTGTTGACGATAGCATTCACCTGGTGACTCGCTTTCGGCGACAGTTCTTCCTTACCGGCAATTACCAAAAGGCGATGACACTGGCGATGCGAGATGTGGGACCAGCGCTTATTATCACAACCTTGATTCTGATTGGCGCGTTCTCCTGCTATATGCTTTCGGACATGCAGGTCATTACCAGCTTTGGTTTACTGTTAAGCCTGTCAATTGCCGTTGCCCTGATAGCAGACCTGCTGTTTATGCCCGCCTTATTAATGGCTGTTAAACCATTTGGAAAAGAAAGCGATCCTGACACGCACAAGGAGATATAA
- a CDS encoding outer membrane lipoprotein-sorting protein — protein MQKTIFLTIRLIMLPFICFVLACNLAFADAVQKGLQIAIESKVRDRGWKDSSANLQMYLYRKGGDEPALREMRILSLEMIGDGDKSLTIFDNPRDVQGTAFLSFTHIQKPDDQWLYLPALKRVKRISSKNKTSPFMGSEFSYEDLNSFEVERYSYVWLKDENYDNQLCFVLEMTPFDEYSGYSKQVVWIDQQHYRAQKVDYYNRKGVHEKTLVLGDYQQHLHQFWRAHTQTMDNHLNGRRTVIRMGNYQFQTGLDENDFTQNSLKRAR, from the coding sequence ATGCAGAAAACAATTTTTTTAACGATCAGGCTAATAATGTTGCCCTTTATTTGCTTTGTGTTGGCTTGCAATCTTGCTTTTGCTGACGCAGTTCAAAAAGGGCTGCAAATAGCGATTGAGAGTAAAGTCAGGGATCGAGGTTGGAAAGACAGCTCGGCTAATCTGCAAATGTACCTGTACAGAAAAGGCGGGGATGAACCTGCATTGCGGGAAATGCGTATTTTGAGCCTGGAGATGATAGGGGACGGCGATAAATCGCTGACAATTTTCGATAACCCTCGTGATGTTCAAGGCACTGCTTTCCTCAGTTTCACTCACATTCAAAAGCCGGATGATCAGTGGTTATATCTGCCAGCATTGAAGCGGGTTAAACGTATTTCCTCAAAAAATAAAACCAGTCCGTTTATGGGCAGTGAATTCTCTTATGAAGATCTCAACTCGTTTGAGGTTGAGCGATATAGTTATGTATGGCTCAAAGATGAAAACTACGACAATCAGCTCTGCTTTGTACTTGAAATGACTCCGTTTGACGAATATTCCGGTTACAGCAAGCAGGTGGTGTGGATCGACCAGCAGCATTATCGCGCACAGAAAGTTGACTATTACAACCGCAAAGGGGTTCACGAAAAAACGTTGGTGCTTGGGGACTATCAACAACATCTCCATCAATTTTGGCGAGCCCATACGCAGACGATGGATAATCATCTGAATGGACGAAGAACCGTTATTCGTATGGGGAATTACCAGTTTCAAACAGGGTTGGACGAGAACGACTTTACGCAAAACAGTTTAAAAAGGGCTCGATAA